A region from the Triticum aestivum cultivar Chinese Spring chromosome 3D, IWGSC CS RefSeq v2.1, whole genome shotgun sequence genome encodes:
- the LOC123077457 gene encoding uncharacterized protein, with the protein MSLTMSASTPISKCFESIVPELDNQIDHDPLPSPPSPSSSTLSPVFSLHDVKEPDSNKEIKVDVTYDYLPQDYASTDHDLCAHIAIESSWSKELLVQIHGSSVRQNQLMCLLDEKEWVNDDVIYAYICCLKDQNHLENDNKVYFESPFVTSLLERDGNLGIQEDSAFMTKIVKNYMEHDIVIYISITFMIYVSNIFFPSYLYYR; encoded by the exons ATGTCGCTAACTATGTCAGCATCTacaccaatttctaaatgttttgAATCCATTGTGCCGGAATTAGATAATCAGATAGATCATGATCCATTGCCATCTCCTCCATCCCCATCTAGCTCAACATTATCTCCTGTTTTCTCATTACATGATGTTAAGGAACCAGATTCAAATAAAGAGATCAAAGTTGATGTGACATACGATTATCTCCCACAAG ACTATGCATCGACCGACCATGATCTATGTGCACATATAGCAATAGAATCATCTTGGAGTAAAGAATTGCTGGTTCAGATACATGGAAGTTCTGTGAGACAAAATCAATTGATGTGTCTGCTAGATGAAAAAGAGTGGGTAAATGATGAT GTGATCTATGCATATATATGTTGTTTAAAGGACCAAAATCATCTAGAGAATGACAATAAAgtatattttgagagtccttttgTTACCTCACTATTAGAACGGGATGGTAACCTTGGCATACAAGAAGATAGTGCCTTTATGACAAAGATTGTCAAAAATTATATGGAGCATGACATAGTAATATACATATCCATAACTTTCATGATTTATGTTTCAAACATTTTTTTCCCTAGTTATCTTTATTACAGATAG
- the LOC123077458 gene encoding uncharacterized protein — translation MVSWSDDSEESGYEYSSGGSPIKIPATIEDPNYSGVDDEVMVICEHGQPAKRHVCFEGISTGRRFIACGLDEASSCGVVHWVDEEWPEHLQNALHKLWLLYEDCQRANRMACLEHSSLVHNLTSQKNKLQETYEKLVEDVNNLLDTQDNIPKENEVQQGEHEEITPSLDNNISALKE, via the exons atggtttCGTGGAGCGACGACAGCGAGGAATCGGGCTACGAGTACTCTTCAGGCGGCTCCCCTATCAAG ATCCCGGCTACAATCGAGGACCCGAACTACTCTGGTGTTGATGATGAGGTGATGGTGATATGTGAGCATGGCCAGCCGGCGAAGAGGCATGTTTGCTTCGAAGGGATTAGCACTGGGAGGAGGTTCATTGCCTGTGGACTTGAT GAAGCAAGCAGTTGTGGTGTTGTTCATTGGGTAGATGAGGAGTGGCCAGAGCATCTGCAGAATGCTCTTCACAAACTATGGCTTTTGTATGAGGATTGCCAGCGTGCTAATAGGATGGCATGTCTGGAACATTCATCACTTGTCCACAATCTCACATCACAGAAGAACAAGCTACAGGAGACTTATGAGAAGCTTGTTGAGGATGTGAACAACCTACTTGATACCCAGGACAATATTCCCAAGGAAAATGAAGTCCAACAAGGTGAACATGAGGAGATCACTCCTTCTTTGGacaataatatttcagctttgaAGGAATAG